In a single window of the Blattabacterium cuenoti genome:
- a CDS encoding phosphoglycerate kinase yields the protein MIKEIKTINNFNFENQIALIRVDFNVPINKSYKIIDDTRIQYSIPTIRKIISEKGKIVLISHFGRPKGIPSKTYSLEFLAHYLSRKLNVFVNFFGDCIGDSVIKKVNELKNGEILLLENLRFYKEEENEDENFAHELSKLGNIYVNDAFGVAHRLHSSITILPKFFGEKKCIGFLMKKEIEFLNQFLYGKGEKPITVLLGGAKISSKIEIIENIINFADYILIGGGMSYPFIKMKGGKIGKSMIEEDKDQTIEKTLKKIFHKYKKKTNIIHLPEDVLIADSFKNGANTKISPIYSIPNGWMGLDIGPVSIKNFCKIIEKSKTILWNGPVGVFEFPNFSLGTRSVIKAIANATDKGAFSLVGGGDSIASLKMEKSEKKMSYLSTGGGAMLYSLKKKILPGINAIIF from the coding sequence ATGATAAAGGAAATAAAAACTATTAACAATTTTAATTTTGAAAATCAAATTGCTTTAATAAGAGTTGATTTTAACGTTCCTATAAACAAATCTTATAAAATTATAGATGATACACGTATTCAATATAGTATTCCTACCATTAGAAAAATTATTTCTGAAAAAGGAAAAATTGTTCTCATATCTCATTTTGGAAGACCAAAAGGAATTCCATCCAAAACATATTCTTTAGAATTTTTAGCTCATTATTTATCCAGAAAATTAAATGTTTTTGTAAATTTTTTTGGAGATTGTATTGGAGATTCTGTGATAAAAAAAGTTAATGAATTGAAAAATGGTGAAATTTTATTATTAGAAAATTTACGTTTTTACAAAGAAGAAGAAAATGAAGATGAAAATTTTGCTCATGAATTATCAAAATTAGGAAATATTTATGTTAATGACGCTTTTGGAGTAGCACATCGCTTACATTCTTCTATTACCATTCTTCCCAAATTTTTTGGAGAAAAAAAATGTATTGGTTTTCTTATGAAAAAAGAAATAGAATTTTTAAACCAATTTTTATATGGAAAAGGAGAAAAACCTATTACAGTTTTATTAGGAGGAGCAAAAATTTCTTCTAAAATAGAGATTATTGAAAATATTATAAATTTCGCAGATTACATTTTAATAGGAGGAGGAATGTCTTATCCTTTTATAAAAATGAAAGGTGGAAAAATAGGAAAATCTATGATTGAAGAAGATAAAGATCAAACTATAGAAAAAACATTAAAAAAAATTTTTCATAAATATAAAAAAAAAACAAATATTATACATCTACCGGAAGATGTATTGATAGCCGACTCATTTAAAAATGGAGCCAACACTAAAATTAGCCCTATTTATTCCATTCCAAATGGATGGATGGGATTAGATATAGGTCCTGTTTCTATAAAAAATTTTTGTAAAATTATAGAAAAATCTAAAACGATTTTATGGAATGGACCTGTAGGTGTTTTTGAATTTCCTAATTTTTCTTTAGGAACTAGATCTGTAATAAAAGCAATTGCAAATGCAACTGATAAGGGTGCATTTTCTTTAGTAGGAGGTGGAGATTCTATAGCTTCATTAAAAATGGAGAAAAGTGAGAAAAAGATGAGTTACTTATCCACAGGAGGTGGTGCTATGTTATATAGTTTGAAAAAGAAAATACTTCCCGGAATAAATGCAATAATATTTTAA
- a CDS encoding superoxide dismutase produces MSFKLPKLPYLYEDLEPYIDRKTMDIHYNKHHATYTNNLNNSISNTNMLNFSIKEILERVHVESSIIRNNSGGFYNHNLFWEILIPHIKYTHPSPDFLEIIQKNFNSFESFKDNFSKVAANHFGSGWTWLCVKEEKLTICSTANQDNPIMFGMGCEGIPILGLDVWEHAYYLQYQNRRLDYISSFWNIVNWIKVEENYKEAMKK; encoded by the coding sequence ATGTCATTTAAATTACCGAAACTTCCCTATTTATATGAGGATCTCGAACCTTACATAGATAGAAAGACTATGGATATTCATTACAATAAACATCATGCAACTTATACTAATAATCTAAATAATTCTATTTCAAATACAAATATGTTGAATTTTTCTATAAAAGAAATTTTAGAAAGAGTTCATGTTGAATCTTCAATAATACGTAATAATAGTGGAGGTTTTTACAATCATAATTTATTTTGGGAAATATTGATTCCTCATATCAAATATACTCATCCAAGTCCAGATTTTCTTGAAATTATTCAAAAAAATTTTAATTCTTTTGAATCTTTTAAAGATAACTTTTCTAAAGTTGCAGCTAATCATTTTGGATCCGGATGGACTTGGTTATGCGTAAAAGAAGAAAAATTAACAATTTGTTCCACAGCCAATCAGGATAATCCTATTATGTTCGGAATGGGTTGTGAAGGGATTCCAATACTTGGACTAGATGTTTGGGAACATGCTTATTACTTACAATATCAAAATCGTCGTTTAGATTATATTTCTTCTTTTTGGAATATAGTAAATTGGATAAAAGTAGAAGAAAATTATAAAGAAGCTATGAAAAAATAA
- the folB gene encoding dihydroneopterin aldolase, whose translation MGKIVLENIKLFGFHGCMPEEKYVGSHYTINLEIEIDFHQASVNDDLSKTINYVDLYHIVKEEMNINSKLIEHLAQRIIKRIKKYKKPLVKYTKVKICKENPPLQGNVDRVCVILDD comes from the coding sequence ATGGGAAAAATAGTGTTAGAAAATATTAAATTATTTGGATTTCATGGATGCATGCCAGAGGAAAAATATGTTGGATCTCATTATACAATTAATCTAGAAATTGAAATTGATTTTCATCAAGCATCTGTTAATGATGATTTATCTAAGACTATTAACTATGTAGATTTGTATCATATTGTAAAAGAAGAAATGAATATTAATTCTAAATTGATTGAACATTTAGCACAAAGAATAATTAAGAGAATAAAAAAATATAAAAAACCTCTAGTAAAATATACAAAAGTAAAAATTTGTAAGGAAAATCCTCCATTACAAGGAAATGTAGATAGAGTATGTGTTATTTTAGATGATTGA
- a CDS encoding uroporphyrinogen-III synthase, with protein sequence MKINNILISQPLSGGSNAPYIELSKNKNVNIDFRSFIEVKGASSSDVRKQKINFSDFTVVLFISKKSVDHYFRLAKSMRFKVPISMKYVCQTNTIAYYLQKYIIYRKRKIHIGNMSFKDILPYIKKHYKEKFLLPSSDILKSEIPDMLNKLNIFWKRAILYKTTSSDLSDLKHACYDILVFFNPAEVKSLFDNFPNFDQNNTKIATFGKNTLDAACKAGLKIDIKVPTPEFPSMAMALEKYIKKSNRIRY encoded by the coding sequence ATGAAAATAAATAATATTCTGATTTCACAACCTCTTAGTGGTGGTTCTAATGCTCCATACATAGAACTTAGCAAAAATAAAAATGTGAATATTGATTTTCGATCTTTCATAGAAGTAAAAGGGGCATCATCCAGTGATGTAAGAAAACAGAAAATCAATTTTTCAGATTTTACCGTCGTTCTTTTTATTAGTAAAAAATCTGTAGATCATTATTTTCGATTAGCAAAATCGATGCGTTTCAAAGTTCCCATTTCCATGAAATATGTATGTCAAACAAATACCATAGCTTATTATTTACAAAAATATATTATTTATAGAAAAAGAAAAATTCATATTGGAAATATGTCATTTAAAGATATACTTCCTTATATTAAAAAACATTACAAAGAAAAATTTCTTTTACCTTCTTCAGATATATTAAAGTCAGAAATTCCTGATATGTTAAATAAACTGAATATTTTTTGGAAAAGAGCTATTTTATATAAAACAACTTCTAGTGATTTATCTGATTTAAAACATGCATGTTATGATATTTTAGTTTTTTTCAACCCAGCAGAAGTCAAATCTTTATTTGATAATTTTCCTAATTTTGATCAAAATAATACAAAAATTGCTACTTTCGGAAAAAATACTTTAGATGCGGCTTGTAAGGCCGGATTAAAAATTGATATAAAAGTACCAACACCAGAATTCCCTTCTATGGCTATGGCTTTAGAAAAATATATTAAAAAATCAAATAGAATCAGATATTGA